A region from the Drosophila takahashii strain IR98-3 E-12201 chromosome 2L, DtakHiC1v2, whole genome shotgun sequence genome encodes:
- the LOC123002826 gene encoding histone H1-like — MSDSAVATSASPVAAPPAPVEKKVAAKKASGSAATKAKKTTAPPSHPPTQQMVDASIKNLKERGGSSLLAIKKYISATYKCDAQKLAPFIKKYLKSAVVNGKLIQTKGKGASGSFKLSASAKKDPKPKVASAEKKVKSKKVAAKKTGATAKKAATGAADKKPKAKKAVATKKTAEKKKTEKTKAKDAKKTGTVKAKPAATKAKSTAAKPKAAKASKAKPAASAKPKKAVKKAAAPATAKKPKAKTTAAKK, encoded by the coding sequence ATGTCTGATTCTGCAGTTGCAACGTCCGCTTCCCCAGTGGCTGCCCCACCAGCGCCAGTTGAGAAGAAGGTGGCCGCCAAAAAGGCATCTGGATCCGCTGCTACAAAGGCAAAGAAGACCACTGCCCCGCCATCGCATCCGCCAACTCAGCAAATGGTAGACGCTTCCATCAAGAATTTGAAGGAGCGTGGCGGCTCATCGCTTCTGGCAATCAAGAAATATATCAGTGCCACTTATAAATGCGATGCCCAGAAGCTGGCTCCATTCATCAAGAAGTACTTGAAATCTGCCGTGGTCAATGGAAAGCTGATTCAAACAAAGGGAAAGGGTGCGTCTGGCTCATTTAAACTGTCGGCCTCCGCCAAGAAGGATCCCAAGCCAAAGGTTGCGTCTGCTGAGaagaaagtgaaaagcaaGAAGGTAGCCGCCAAGAAGACCGGAGCCACCGCCAAGAAGGCTGCCACGGGAGCTGCCGACAAGAAGCCCAAGGCTAAGAAGGCTGTTGCCACCAAAAAGACCGCCGAGAAGAAGAAAACGGAGAAGACGAAGGCCAAGGATGCCAAGAAAACTGGAACCGTAAAGGcaaagccagcagcaacaaaggccAAGTCGACGGCAGCGAAGCCGAAGGCGGCCAAAGCATCAAAAGCCAAACCAGCGGCGTCTGCTAAACCCAAAAAGGCGGTGAAGaaagctgctgctcctgctaccGCTAAGAAGCCGAAAGCCAAGACTACGGCTGCTAAGAAGTAA
- the LOC138914845 gene encoding histone H3, with the protein MARTKQTARKSTGGKAPRKQLATKAARKSAPATGGVKKPHRYRPGTVALREIRRYQKSTELLIRKLPFQRLVREIAQDFKTDLRFQSSAVMALQEASEAYLVGLFEDTNLCAIHAKRVTIMPKDIQLARRIRGERA; encoded by the coding sequence ATGGCCCGTACCAAGCAAACCGCTCGCAAATCGACTGGTGGCAAGGCGCCACGCAAACAACTGGCTACTAAGGCCGCTCGTAAGAGCGCCCCAGCCACCGGAGGCGTGAAGAAGCCCCATCGCTATCGCCCTGGAACTGTTGCCCTGCGTGAGATCCGTCGCTACCAGAAGAGTACCGAGCTGCTGATCCGCAAACTGCCTTTCCAGCGTCTGGTGCGTGAAATCGCTCAGGACTTCAAGACTGACCTGCGATTCCAGAGCTCGGCGGTGATGGCTCTGCAGGAAGCTAGCGAAGCCTATCTGGTTGGCCTCTTTGAAGATACTAACTTGTGCGCCATTCATGCCAAGCGTGTCACCATCATGCCCAAGGACATCCAGTTGGCCCGTCGCATTCGCGGCGAGCGAGCTTAA
- the LOC138912296 gene encoding histone H2B-like — MPPKTSGKAAKEAGKAQKNITKTDKKKKRKRKESYAIYIYKVLKQVHPDTGISSKAMSIMNSFVNDIFERIAAEASRLAHYNKRSTITSREIQTAVRLLLPGELAKHAVSEGTKAVTKYTSSK; from the coding sequence ATGCCGCCTAAAACTAGTGGAAAGGCAGCCAAGGAGGCTGGCAAGGCCCAGAAGAACATCACCAAGAccgacaagaagaagaagcgcaaGAGGAAGGAGAGCTACGCCATCTACATTTACAAGGTCCTGAAGCAGGTCCATCCTGACACCGGCATTTCGTCGAAGGCGATGAGCATCATGAACAGCTTTGTGAATGATATCTTCGAGCGCATTGCTGCCGAGGCCTCTCGTCTGGCTCACTACAACAAGCGCTCGACCATCACCAGTCGGGAAATCCAAACGGCTGTTCGCCTGCTCCTGCCCGGAGAGTTGGCCAAGCACGCCGTTAGTGAGGGAACCAAGGCTGTCACCAAGTACACCAGCTCCAAGTAA
- the LOC123002823 gene encoding histone H1-like: MSDSAVATSASPVAAPPAPVEKKVAAKKASGSAATKAKKTTAPPSHPPTQQMVDASIKNLKERGGSSLLAIKKYISATYKCDAQKLAPFIKKYLKSAVVNGKLIQTKGKGASGSFKLSASAKKDPKPKVASAEKKVKSKKVAAKKTGATAKKAATGAADKKPKAKKAVATKKTAEKKKTEKTKAKDAKKTGTVKAKPAATKAKSTAAKPKAAKAPKAKPAASAKPKKAVKKAAAPATAKKPKAKTTAAKK; this comes from the coding sequence ATGTCTGATTCTGCAGTTGCAACGTCCGCTTCCCCAGTGGCTGCCCCACCAGCGCCAGTTGAGAAGAAGGTGGCCGCCAAAAAGGCATCTGGATCCGCTGCTACAAAGGCAAAGAAGACCACTGCCCCGCCATCGCATCCGCCAACTCAGCAAATGGTAGACGCTTCCATCAAGAATTTGAAGGAGCGTGGCGGCTCATCGCTTCTGGCAATCAAGAAATATATCAGTGCCACTTATAAATGCGATGCCCAGAAGCTGGCTCCATTCATCAAGAAGTACTTGAAATCTGCCGTGGTCAATGGAAAGCTGATTCAAACAAAGGGAAAGGGTGCGTCTGGCTCATTTAAACTGTCGGCCTCCGCCAAGAAGGATCCCAAGCCAAAGGTTGCGTCTGCTGAGaagaaagtgaaaagcaaGAAGGTAGCCGCCAAGAAGACCGGAGCCACCGCCAAGAAGGCTGCCACGGGAGCTGCCGACAAGAAGCCCAAGGCTAAGAAGGCTGTTGCCACCAAAAAGACCGCCGAGAAGAAGAAAACGGAGAAGACGAAGGCCAAGGATGCCAAGAAAACTGGAACCGTAAAGGcaaagccagcagcaacaaaggccAAGTCGACGGCAGCGAAGCCGAAGGCGGCCAAAGCACCAAAAGCCAAACCAGCGGCGTCTGCTAAACCCAAAAAGGCGGTGAAGaaagcagctgctcctgctacCGCTAAGAAGCCGAAAGCCAAGACTACGGCTGCTAAGAAGTAA
- the LOC123002847 gene encoding histone H4, translating to MTGRGKGGKGLGKGGAKRHRKVLRDNIQGITKPAIRRLARRGGVKRISGLIYEETRGVLKVFLENVIRDAVTYTEHAKRKTVTAMDVVYALKRQGRTLYGFGG from the coding sequence ATGACTGGTCGCGGTAAAGGAGGCAAAGGCTTGGGAAAAGGAGGCGCCAAGCGTCATCGCAAAGTGCTGCGTGATAACATCCAGGGTATCACGAAGCCAGCTATCCGCCGTTTGGCTCGTCGTGGCGGCGTAAAGCGCATCTCTGGACTCATTTACGAGGAAACACGTGGCGTTCTGAAGGTGTTCTTGGAGAACGTTATCCGTGATGCCGTCACCTACACCGAACACGCCAAGAGGAAGACTGTCACAGCCATGGATGTTGTGTACGCCCTGAAGAGGCAAGGCCGCACCCTGTACGGCTTCGGCGGTTAA
- the LOC123002835 gene encoding histone H2A yields MSGRGKGGKVKGKAKSRSNRAGLQFPVGRIHRLLRKGNYAERVGAGAPVYLAAVMEYLAAEVLELAGNAARDNKKTRIIPRHLQLAIRNDEELNKLLSGVTIAQGGVLPNIQAVLLPKKTEKKA; encoded by the coding sequence ATGTCTGGTCGTGGAAAAGGTGGCAAAGTGAAGGGAAAGGCAAAGTCCCGCTCGAACCGTGCCGGTCTTCAGTTCCCAGTGGGCCGTATTCACCGTCTGCTCCGCAAGGGCAACTATGCCGAGCGTGTTGGTGCCGGCGCTCCTGTTTACCTAGCTGCCGTGATGGAATATCTGGCCGCTGAGGTTCTCGAGTTGGCTGGCAATGCTGCCCGTGACAACAAGAAGACTAGGATTATCCCGCGTCATCTGCAGCTGGCCATCCGCAACGACGAGGAGTTGAACAAGCTGCTCTCCGGTGTCACCATTGCCCAGGGCGGAGTGCTGCCCAACATCCAGGCCGTTCTGTTGCCCAAGAAGACCGAGAAAAAGGCTTAA
- the LOC123002822 gene encoding histone H1-like produces the protein MSDSAVATSASPVAAPPAPVEKKVAAKKASGSAATKAKKTTAPPSHPPTQQMVDASIKNLKERGGSSLLAIKKYISATYKCDAQKLAPFIKKYLKSAVVNGKLIQTKGKGASGSFKLSASAKKDPKPKVASAEKKVKSKKVAAKKTGATAKKAATGAADKKPKAKKAVATKKTAEKKKTEKTKAKDAKKTGTVKAKPAATKAKSTAAKPKAAKAPKAKPAASAKPKKAVKKAAAPATAKKPKAKTTAAKK, from the coding sequence ATGTCTGATTCTGCAGTTGCAACGTCCGCTTCCCCAGTGGCTGCCCCACCAGCGCCAGTTGAGAAGAAGGTGGCCGCCAAAAAGGCATCTGGATCCGCTGCTACAAAGGCAAAGAAGACCACTGCCCCGCCATCGCATCCGCCAACTCAGCAAATGGTAGACGCTTCCATCAAGAATTTGAAGGAGCGTGGCGGCTCATCGCTTCTGGCAATCAAGAAATATATCAGTGCCACTTATAAATGCGATGCCCAGAAGCTGGCTCCATTCATCAAGAAGTACTTGAAATCTGCCGTGGTCAATGGAAAGCTGATTCAAACAAAGGGAAAGGGTGCGTCTGGCTCATTTAAACTGTCGGCCTCCGCCAAGAAGGATCCCAAGCCAAAGGTTGCGTCTGCTGAGaagaaagtgaaaagcaaGAAGGTAGCCGCCAAGAAGACCGGAGCCACCGCCAAGAAGGCTGCCACGGGAGCTGCCGACAAGAAGCCCAAGGCTAAGAAGGCTGTTGCCACCAAAAAGACCGCCGAAAAGAAGAAAACGGAGAAGACGAAGGCCAAGGATGCCAAGAAAACTGGAACCGTAAAGGcaaagccagcagcaacaaaggccAAGTCGACGGCAGCGAAGCCGAAGGCGGCCAAAGCACCAAAAGCCAAACCAGCGGCGTCTGCTAAACCCAAAAAGGCGGTGAAGaaagcagctgctcctgctacCGCTAAGAAGCCGAAAGCCAAGACTACGGCTGCTAAGAAGTAA
- the LOC123002840 gene encoding histone H2B — MPPKTSGKAAKKAGKAQKNITKTDKKKKRKRKESYAIYIYKVLKQVHPDTGISSKAMSIMNSFVNDIFERIAAEASRLAHYNKRSTITSREIQTAVRLLLPGELAKHAVSEGTKAVTKYTSSK; from the coding sequence ATGCCGCCTAAAACTAGTGGAAAGGCAGCCAAGAAGGCTGGCAAGGCCCAGAAGAACATCACCAAGAccgacaagaagaagaagcgcaaGAGGAAGGAGAGCTACGCCATCTACATTTACAAGGTCCTGAAGCAGGTCCATCCTGACACCGGCATTTCGTCGAAGGCGATGAGCATCATGAACAGCTTTGTGAATGATATCTTCGAGCGCATTGCTGCCGAGGCCTCTCGTCTGGCTCACTACAACAAGCGCTCGACTATCACCAGTCGGGAAATCCAAACGGCTGTTCGCCTGCTCCTGCCCGGAGAGTTGGCCAAGCACGCCGTTAGTGAGGGAACCAAGGCTGTCACCAAATACACCAGCTCCAAGTAA
- the LOC138914847 gene encoding histone H1-like translates to MSDSAVATSASPVAAPPAPVEKKVAAKKASGSAATKAKKTTAPPSHPPTQQMVDASIKNLKERGGSSLLAIKKYISATYKCDAQKLAPVIKKYLKSAVVNGKLIQTKGKGASGSFKLSASAKKDPKPKVASAEKKVKSKKVAAKKTGATAKKAATGAADKKPKAKKAVATKKTAEKKKTEKTKAKDAKKTGTVKAKPAATKAKSTAAKPKAAKAPKAKPAASAKPKKAVKKAAAPATAKKPKAKTTAAKK, encoded by the coding sequence ATGTCTGATTCTGCAGTGGCAACGTCCGCTTCCCCAGTGGCTGCCCCACCAGCGCCAGTTGAGAAGAAGGTGGCCGCCAAAAAGGCATCTGGATCCGCTGCTACAAAGGCAAAGAAGACCACTGCCCCGCCATCGCATCCGCCAACTCAGCAAATGGTAGACGCTTCCATCAAGAATTTGAAGGAGCGTGGCGGCTCATCGCTTCTGGCAATCAAGAAATATATCAGTGCCACTTATAAATGCGATGCCCAGAAGCTGGCTCCAGTCATCAAGAAGTACTTGAAATCTGCCGTGGTCAATGGAAAGCTGATTCAAACAAAGGGAAAGGGTGCGTCTGGCTCATTTAAACTGTCGGCCTCCGCCAAGAAGGATCCCAAGCCAAAGGTTGCGTCTGCTGAGaagaaagtgaaaagcaaGAAGGTAGCCGCCAAGAAGACCGGAGCCACCGCCAAGAAGGCTGCCACGGGAGCTGCCGACAAGAAGCCCAAGGCTAAGAAGGCTGTTGCCACCAAAAAGACCGCCGAGAAGAAGAAAACGGAGAAGACGAAGGCCAAGGATGCCAAGAAAACTGGAACCGTAAAGGcaaagccagcagcaacaaaggccAAGTCGACGGCAGCGAAGCCGAAGGCGGCCAAAGCACCAAAAGCCAAACCAGCGGCGTCTGCTAAACCCAAAAAGGCGGTGAAGaaagcagctgctcctgctacCGCTAAGAAGCCGAAAGCCAAGACTACGGCTGCTAAGAAGTAA
- the LOC123002841 gene encoding histone H2B, whose protein sequence is MPPKTSGKAAKKAGKAQKNITKTDKKKKRKRKESYAIYIYKVLKQVHPDTGISSKAMSIMNSFVNDIFERIAAEASRLAHYNKRSTITSREIQTAVRLLLPGELAKHAVSEGTKAVTKYTSSK, encoded by the coding sequence ATGCCGCCTAAAACTAGTGGAAAGGCAGCCAAGAAGGCTGGCAAGGCCCAGAAGAACATCACCAAGAccgacaagaagaagaagcgcaaGAGGAAGGAGAGCTACGCCATCTACATTTACAAGGTCCTGAAGCAGGTCCATCCTGACACCGGCATTTCGTCGAAGGCGATGAGCATCATGAACAGCTTTGTGAATGATATCTTCGAGCGCATTGCTGCCGAGGCCTCTCGTCTGGCTCACTACAACAAGCGCTCGACCATCACCAGTCGGGAAATCCAAACGGCTGTTCGCCTGCTCCTGCCCGGAGAGTTGGCCAAGCACGCCGTTAGTGAGGGAACCAAGGCTGTCACCAAATACACCAGCTCCAAGTAA
- the LOC123002842 gene encoding histone H2B, whose amino-acid sequence MPPKTSGKAAKKAGKAQKNITKTDKKKKRKRKESYAIYIYKVLKQVHPDTGISSKAMSIMNSFVNDIFERIAAEASRLAHYNKRSTITSREIQTAVRLLLPGELAKHAVSEGTKAVTKYTSSK is encoded by the coding sequence ATGCCGCCTAAAACTAGTGGAAAGGCAGCCAAGAAGGCTGGCAAGGCCCAGAAGAACATCACCAAGAccgacaagaagaagaagcgcaaGAGGAAGGAGAGCTACGCCATCTACATTTACAAGGTCCTGAAGCAGGTCCATCCTGACACCGGCATTTCGTCGAAGGCGATGAGCATCATGAACAGCTTTGTGAATGATATCTTCGAGCGCATTGCTGCCGAGGCCTCTCGTCTGGCTCACTACAACAAGCGCTCGACCATCACCAGTCGGGAAATCCAAACGGCTGTTCGCCTGCTCCTGCCCGGAGAGTTGGCCAAGCACGCCGTTAGTGAGGGAACCAAGGCTGTCACCAAGTACACCAGCTCCAAGTAA
- the LOC138911916 gene encoding histone H2A — MSGRGKGGKVKGKAKSRSNRAGLQFPVGRIHRLLRKGNYAERVGAGAPVYLAAVMEYLAAEVLELAGNAARDNKKTRIIPRHLQLAIRNDEELNKLLSGVTIAQGGVLPNIQAVLLPKKTEKKA, encoded by the coding sequence ATGTCTGGTCGTGGAAAAGGTGGCAAAGTGAAGGGAAAGGCAAAGTCCCGCTCGAACCGTGCCGGTCTTCAGTTCCCAGTGGGCCGTATTCACCGTCTGCTCCGCAAGGGCAACTATGCCGAGCGTGTTGGTGCCGGCGCTCCTGTTTACCTAGCTGCCGTGATGGAATATCTGGCCGCTGAGGTTCTCGAGTTGGCTGGCAATGCTGCCCGTGACAACAAGAAGACTAGGATTATCCCGCGTCATCTGCAGCTGGCCATCCGCAACGACGAGGAGTTGAACAAGCTGCTCTCCGGTGTCACCATTGCCCAGGGCGGAGTGCTGCCCAACATCCAGGCCGTTCTGTTGCCCAAGAAGACCGAGAAGAAGGCTTAA
- the LOC123002851 gene encoding histone H4-like yields the protein MTGRGKGGKGLGKGGAKRHRKVLRDNIQGITKPAIRRLARRGGVKRISGLIYEETRGVLKVFLENVIRDAVTYTKHAKRKTVTAMDVVYALKRQGRTLYGFGG from the coding sequence ATGACTGGTCGCGGTAAAGGAGGCAAAGGCTTGGGAAAAGGAGGCGCCAAGCGTCATCGCAAAGTGCTGCGTGATAACATCCAGGGTATCACGAAGCCAGCTATCCGCCGTTTGGCTCGTCGTGGCGGCGTAAAGCGCATCTCTGGACTCATTTACGAGGAAACACGTGGCGTTCTGAAGGTGTTCTTGGAGAACGTTATCCGTGATGCCGTCACCTACACCAAACACGCCAAGAGGAAGACTGTCACAGCCATGGATGTTGTGTACGCCCTGAAGAGGCAAGGCCGCACCCTGTACGGCTTCGGCGGTTAA